The following coding sequences are from one Anaeromyxobacter sp. window:
- a CDS encoding zf-TFIIB domain-containing protein, which yields MDCPRCSVELAAITQDESSINRCSECGGLWVDGSDLNKILLHNNLPALTAIGGQINVEELAGMCPACNVDLVVVEGGEKLGLHYDTCESCGGLWVEGEDVEVVPETASFKEASTELAGFFRALPRRSRRARGRGARRQRARARGAPHHIRSSRHGCAVLL from the coding sequence ATGGATTGCCCTCGGTGCAGCGTCGAACTCGCCGCCATCACGCAGGATGAGAGCTCCATCAACCGGTGCTCGGAGTGCGGTGGGCTGTGGGTCGACGGGTCCGACCTGAACAAGATCCTGTTGCACAACAACCTCCCCGCCCTGACCGCCATCGGCGGCCAGATCAACGTGGAGGAGCTGGCCGGGATGTGCCCCGCCTGCAACGTGGACCTGGTGGTGGTGGAGGGCGGGGAGAAGCTCGGCCTGCACTACGACACCTGCGAGTCCTGCGGTGGCCTGTGGGTGGAGGGCGAGGACGTGGAGGTGGTCCCCGAGACCGCCTCGTTCAAGGAGGCCTCGACCGAGCTGGCCGGGTTCTTCAGGGCCTTGCCAAGAAGAAGTAGGCGGGCGCGGGGCCGAGGCGCGCGCCGCCAGCGCGCCCGGGCCCGCGGCGCCCCTCACCACATCCGGTCGTCGCGCCACGGGTGCGCCGTGTTGCTGTAG